A segment of the Leptolyngbya sp. NIES-3755 genome:
GAAATCGCTTCCAGTTCACAGCACTTCCTTCCATTCAGTGCAAGGATTCTATCCTAGATTCAGCGGTTCAGCTTTTAGACAAGTTTCTAGATCGAGTTGTGCCAATTTGGAATAAGCGTTGTCGATCGCGAATTTCCCTCGCAATAATCCCGAACTCGCTCCCGGACAAATAAATCGCAATGTTTCTGGATCGAACATTTCTAGAAGCTTGCGAACATGACGAATTTGGCGATTCCAGTGAAATGTTTTTGCAGTTCTAAGCGGAACAGGATCACCTTGATTATTTGGGATTAAATGCCGTCCAGTAAACAGAATCCCACCGCAAGCAGAGGAGTACACACAAGTTGATCCCGGTGAATGTCCCGAAGTCCAGATCACTCGAATTTCTGAATTGATCTCAAGACTGTCCTGAAACGCAGTAACTTTTACATTCGGCAGCAAATACGCCTCTTGTTCCTGCACAATCACCTCACAGCCAAACGTCTCTTGAAATTCCCGCACCTTTCCCATTCCGCCACGATGCGTGATGATGAGTTTCCGAACCCCGCCTTGGGAATCGAGAAACGATCGAGTATTTTCATCCCACGCTGGCGAATCAATGACCAAATTTCCATCTTTTTCTACAATGAGATAGGATGTACCACCGAGCGTATCCCGATTGGGTGGAAACGCAAAGATCGGTGTAATGCCAGGACAAACTTCTTCCGAAAACACGGGGCGTGGCGGTTTCGGCGTTCGGGACTGCGGCGGGATTGAAGATTCTGGTGGCACAAGCTTCTCGATCGGTCAAACTAAAGAATACGGCAATTCTGCCTTCGTTAGATTGTGCCAGATCGAATGGCTTCCTTCTATGCTCTCTGCCCCATCCTTTGGACATGATTTGGCTTTTGCTTCTCGGATTAATCACATACCTGTTCATCACGCAGTGGGTCGCCAGTCTCACCCGAACCCCAGTTTGGTTATTGTGGCTGGTGGCGATGCTGCCTGTGTTTGTCATGGTCGTGTGGACGATCGTATTCCGAGGACAAACGATGCCGACCCAATACTCGATCGTGCTCTTCGCTGGATGCTTGGTGCTGTATCTCTACCTGATTCAGCGTGGACGAATTGCTCGATCGGCAATGGACACTGAGCCACCCGTCCCTTCAGAGCCGACCCCTGAGATTCAACCGCCTAATCTAGCGAGTTTGCGACCCCTCAATCCTGCCGAAGAAACGAGTTTACAAACCTGCTTTCCTTGGTCAGTATTCTATTTGCGGCATTTGGAGTATCACCCGCAAGGAGTGGTCTGTCGAGGTCAGTTGCGGACGGCTCCAGATGTGGCTTATCGAACAGTGCGAGAAAATGTTGAGGCGCAATTTGGCGATCGCTTTGATGTAATTTTTCAGGAGTATCATCCTGGAGAACCGTTTTTTGAATTGGTGCTGAATCCAGCAGCGACGATCGAGGGAAGAAATCCGCAGGTTTTGATTCGTCCTGGATCTGCGATCGTTCTAGCGCTTTTGACGTTCTTTACAACGAATTGGGCGGGCTTACAAGTCGTTGGACGAGTTCCGACGATCGACGCTTTGATGGAAAATGGACTTCCTTATTCAATTCCCATTTTGTTCTTTTTTGCAGCTCGAAGTTTTGGACAATTCATCACCGCTCGAAAGTACAAAATTGCGATTACGCTGCCGTGTTTTGTGCCGATTATTCCGCTGCCGTTTTTCCCAGTTGGGACGATCGGCGCGTTCACTCAGTTGAAATCACGGATTCCCGATCGTAAAGCGCTTTTCGATATTGGCTTGGTTGGCGCATTTTTGGGATTGACGATCAGTATTCCAATCCTCGCTTGGGGATTGGTACAGTCGAGCGTAGTGGCGTTACCGAGTCAAGGCGGACTCTTCAACTTTCAGGCACTTGATCCAAGATTTTCGATTCTGTTAGCGATTTTTGGCAAGTTAGCGATCGGGCGTGAGTTGACTCCTGATGCTGCGATCCGATTACATCCAACTGCGATCGCGGGTTGGGTTGGGGTCTTATTTACAGCGTTTAATTTAATGCCGATCGGTCAATTAGATGGCGGTCGCATGATTCACGCAGTCTTTGGGCGAAGAATCGGAGCCAGAATCGGACGAATTTCGCGATTTTTACTTTTGGGATTTGCGATCGTATATCCGCATTTATTACTCTGGGCATTTTTATTACTATTATTGCCAGCATTGAATGAACCGACATTGAATGATGTGCTTGAAGTTGATTCATTCCGCGATATTGTGGGGTTGATGGCGTTGGTAATTCTGATTATTCTTGTGTTGCCTGCTCCGAAGTTTTTAACGACTGCCTTGGGAATGTAAATGGACGGAAAAGCGCTTTGTCGATCTGCTTTATCGCTGTTGATTTATCGTGATGTGCTGAATGATGAAATTGCACGATCGTTTCTCACGGTTTTACAGAATCTCGATCGTCCTGAAATTGCGATCGCATCCTACAGCGAATGGTTTTCAGGATTAGCAAAACTCCGTCAGGGTTGGCGCGACTATCTATTAACAAGAATTCTGTCTTCAGAAAATTCATTTACTCAACAAATTCATCAAGGCAATATTCCAACCGAATTAATAGAAGCCGTTAAGCATGATCTAAGAATTCTGCAACAAATTTATCAATGTGGAAGCCAACAGATTCGCGAATTACTGAATCAAAACACTGTTACTTGGTGCGACCATATTGATAATCAAAAAAGTGACTCAAGACAACTCGAAATCCAGCAA
Coding sequences within it:
- a CDS encoding putative membrane-associated Zn-dependent protease 1 (similar to AA sequence:cyanobase_aa:LBDG_53330) yields the protein MIWLLLLGLITYLFITQWVASLTRTPVWLLWLVAMLPVFVMVVWTIVFRGQTMPTQYSIVLFAGCLVLYLYLIQRGRIARSAMDTEPPVPSEPTPEIQPPNLASLRPLNPAEETSLQTCFPWSVFYLRHLEYHPQGVVCRGQLRTAPDVAYRTVRENVEAQFGDRFDVIFQEYHPGEPFFELVLNPAATIEGRNPQVLIRPGSAIVLALLTFFTTNWAGLQVVGRVPTIDALMENGLPYSIPILFFFAARSFGQFITARKYKIAITLPCFVPIIPLPFFPVGTIGAFTQLKSRIPDRKALFDIGLVGAFLGLTISIPILAWGLVQSSVVALPSQGGLFNFQALDPRFSILLAIFGKLAIGRELTPDAAIRLHPTAIAGWVGVLFTAFNLMPIGQLDGGRMIHAVFGRRIGARIGRISRFLLLGFAIVYPHLLLWAFLLLLLPALNEPTLNDVLEVDSFRDIVGLMALVILIILVLPAPKFLTTALGM
- a CDS encoding beta-lactamase-like protein (similar to AA sequence:cyanobase_aa:LBDG_53340), translated to MPPESSIPPQSRTPKPPRPVFSEEVCPGITPIFAFPPNRDTLGGTSYLIVEKDGNLVIDSPAWDENTRSFLDSQGGVRKLIITHRGGMGKVREFQETFGCEVIVQEQEAYLLPNVKVTAFQDSLEINSEIRVIWTSGHSPGSTCVYSSACGGILFTGRHLIPNNQGDPVPLRTAKTFHWNRQIRHVRKLLEMFDPETLRFICPGASSGLLRGKFAIDNAYSKLAQLDLETCLKAEPLNLG